Proteins encoded together in one Thalassotalea crassostreae window:
- the sthA gene encoding Si-specific NAD(P)(+) transhydrogenase, translating into MAKQQKSQKHPNKTSRNDNYDYDSIIIGTGPGGEGAAMKLAKEGQTVAVIERYKRVGGGCTHWGTIPSKALRQSVSQLIQYNSNPLFANEEQPKHLTFPEILAHASSVIDKQVNLRAGFYNRNRVTNFHGQAEFIDANHIKITLDDDSVETISAKNIIIATGSRPYHPDDIDFTHDRVYDSDSILSLKHDPRQIIIYGAGVIGSEYASIFRGLDVKVDLINTRDRLLSFLDDEMSDSLSYHLWNNGVVIRHGEQIEKVETTDHCVIVHLQSGKKMKADCLLFANGRTGNTAELNLENAGLVADGRGQIKVNGAYQTEVDNIYAVGDVIGYPSLASAAYDQGRIAAGAIINDGSAGKLIADIPTGIYTIPEISSVGKTEIELTEAKIPYEVGRAQFKHLARAQIANSMVGSLKLLFHRETKEILGIHCFGENAAEIIHIGQAIMQQTNGGNNIDYFVETTFNYPTMAEAFRVAALNGLNRLF; encoded by the coding sequence TTGGCTAAACAACAAAAATCCCAGAAGCACCCAAATAAAACATCTAGAAATGACAATTATGATTATGATTCAATCATCATAGGTACGGGTCCTGGCGGTGAAGGTGCGGCGATGAAACTGGCGAAAGAAGGTCAGACAGTCGCTGTTATTGAACGTTATAAGCGTGTTGGTGGCGGCTGTACACATTGGGGAACAATCCCTTCAAAAGCGCTGCGTCAATCGGTAAGCCAATTAATTCAGTATAATTCAAATCCGCTGTTTGCTAACGAAGAGCAACCAAAGCACCTTACTTTCCCAGAAATTTTGGCGCATGCTTCTTCGGTAATTGATAAGCAAGTAAATTTACGCGCCGGTTTTTATAACCGAAACAGAGTAACTAATTTTCATGGTCAGGCTGAGTTTATTGATGCCAATCACATTAAAATCACATTAGATGATGACTCAGTTGAAACGATAAGTGCGAAGAACATCATTATAGCCACAGGGTCTCGACCGTATCATCCAGATGATATCGATTTTACCCATGATCGCGTTTATGACTCGGACAGTATTTTGTCACTGAAACATGACCCTAGACAAATCATTATCTATGGTGCTGGTGTTATTGGTAGTGAGTATGCTTCTATTTTTAGAGGCTTAGATGTCAAAGTTGATTTAATAAATACCCGCGATCGTTTGTTGTCTTTCTTAGATGATGAAATGTCAGATTCTCTAAGTTATCACTTATGGAATAACGGCGTTGTCATTCGTCATGGCGAACAGATTGAAAAAGTAGAAACAACTGACCACTGTGTAATAGTGCATTTGCAATCAGGTAAAAAGATGAAAGCTGATTGTCTATTATTCGCCAATGGCCGAACGGGTAATACCGCGGAGCTGAATTTAGAAAACGCTGGTTTAGTTGCCGATGGACGTGGTCAAATCAAAGTTAATGGTGCTTACCAAACAGAAGTTGACAATATCTATGCGGTAGGTGATGTTATTGGCTACCCAAGTTTAGCAAGTGCAGCTTACGATCAAGGCCGAATTGCTGCTGGTGCTATTATCAATGACGGTTCAGCGGGTAAACTAATTGCTGATATTCCAACAGGTATTTATACCATTCCTGAAATTAGTTCTGTTGGTAAAACTGAAATAGAATTGACTGAAGCAAAGATTCCATATGAAGTTGGTCGTGCACAATTTAAACATTTAGCCCGCGCTCAAATTGCTAACTCTATGGTGGGCTCGCTAAAACTTCTATTCCATCGCGAAACAAAAGAGATACTTGGTATTCATTGTTTTGGTGAAAATGCTGCTGAGATCATTCACATCGGTCAAGCTATCATGCAGCAAACAAATGGTGGCAATAACATTGATTATTTCGTTGAGACAACGTTTAACTACCCTACTATGGCTGAGGCATTTCGTGTAGCAGCTCTAAATGGCTTAAACCGATTATTTTAA
- a CDS encoding AMP-binding protein, translating to MTTLTQSYMTGEGNGQLLYETIGNCFDRIADQYPDNEALVVRYQNIRWSYAQLQQEVNKLATGLLSLGIEPGDRVGIWGPNSYEWVLTQLATAKIGAIMVCINPAYRLYELEYALNKVECKAIISAESFKTSEYLTMLAELAPELSSCKPGKLNSKKLPHLSTVIRMGVEHTPGMLNFASVCAMGGAASTQRLAELAIELQPDDAINIQFTSGTTGNPKGATLSHNNILNNGFNTAKGMQFTNDDKLCIPVPLYHCFGMVLGVLACVTTGATMVFPAQSFDSRSTLEAVHKEKCTALHGVPTMFVMELDHPDFGDYDVSSLRTGVIAGAPCPEELMNNIINKMHMDSVVIGYGQTEVSPINNMTLPDDTLENRTQSVGRAIPYVEIKIVDESGRVCAIGEQGEICTRGYSVMSHYWNDEEKTAETIKNGWLYSGDLGTMDKHGYIKITGRIKDMVIRGGENIYPREIEEFLYTHEKISEVQVFGVVDEKMGEEVCAWIQLKEGETATDDEIRDFCKGQITHFKIPRYIRFVDEYPMTVTGKIRKIDMREQMAKELYG from the coding sequence ATGACAACATTAACCCAAAGTTATATGACCGGTGAAGGCAATGGACAATTACTCTATGAAACGATAGGTAATTGTTTCGATCGTATTGCCGATCAATACCCTGATAACGAAGCACTGGTAGTTCGATATCAAAATATCCGTTGGAGCTACGCTCAGCTACAACAAGAAGTTAATAAATTAGCGACGGGCTTATTGTCGTTAGGTATTGAACCCGGCGATCGTGTTGGTATTTGGGGACCAAACTCATACGAATGGGTTCTAACTCAGTTAGCCACAGCCAAAATTGGCGCCATCATGGTATGTATTAACCCCGCGTATCGTTTGTACGAATTAGAATACGCATTAAACAAAGTTGAATGTAAAGCGATTATTAGCGCAGAAAGCTTTAAAACTAGTGAATACCTAACTATGTTAGCCGAGTTAGCGCCTGAACTTTCAAGCTGTAAACCAGGTAAACTAAACTCTAAAAAGCTTCCTCATCTAAGCACAGTGATCCGCATGGGTGTAGAGCACACTCCTGGGATGTTAAATTTTGCCAGTGTTTGCGCAATGGGCGGCGCCGCAAGCACCCAACGACTTGCCGAGTTAGCCATTGAGTTACAGCCAGACGACGCCATTAATATTCAGTTCACTTCCGGAACAACAGGTAATCCTAAGGGCGCGACATTAAGTCATAACAATATTTTAAACAACGGTTTTAATACCGCCAAAGGAATGCAATTTACTAATGACGATAAACTCTGCATTCCTGTGCCTTTATATCATTGTTTCGGTATGGTTTTAGGCGTATTAGCCTGTGTAACTACCGGTGCTACTATGGTATTCCCCGCTCAATCATTCGATTCTCGTTCAACATTAGAAGCCGTTCATAAAGAAAAATGTACAGCCTTACACGGCGTACCGACTATGTTCGTGATGGAACTAGATCACCCTGACTTTGGCGATTATGATGTTAGTTCCCTGCGCACTGGCGTTATCGCTGGCGCACCTTGTCCTGAAGAGCTGATGAACAACATCATTAATAAAATGCATATGGATAGTGTGGTGATCGGATACGGTCAAACTGAAGTTAGTCCTATTAACAATATGACGCTACCAGATGATACTTTAGAAAACCGCACTCAATCTGTTGGTCGAGCTATCCCCTATGTAGAAATCAAAATAGTGGATGAATCAGGACGTGTATGCGCAATCGGTGAGCAAGGTGAGATTTGTACTCGCGGATACTCGGTAATGTCGCATTACTGGAATGATGAAGAAAAAACCGCTGAAACGATTAAAAATGGTTGGTTGTATTCCGGCGATTTAGGCACCATGGATAAGCATGGTTACATAAAAATTACCGGTCGTATCAAAGATATGGTGATCCGCGGCGGTGAAAATATTTATCCTCGTGAAATTGAAGAATTCCTATATACCCATGAAAAGATCTCTGAGGTTCAAGTCTTCGGCGTAGTAGATGAAAAAATGGGTGAAGAAGTTTGTGCATGGATCCAATTGAAAGAAGGTGAAACAGCAACTGATGATGAAATTCGTGATTTCTGTAAGGGTCAAATAACCCATTTTAAAATACCCCGCTATATTCGTTTTGTTGATGAATATCCGATGACAGTAACGGGCAAAATTAGAAAAATAGATATGCGTGAACAAATGGCAAAAGAGCTATACGGTTAA